The DNA sequence AGATCCTTCAATGGCATGTTAAGAGAATCTTTCATCTTTACAAAATCTGTGTGAAATGTCGCAATTATAGGTGCTTTAGTCTTCCTAGCTGCACGATAACCGAGAGTTCCAAAGAAAGGATCGTGTATGTGTATTATATCAAATTCGTTTTTCAGAACATAATTGTAGAGCTTAGCTGGAATCATATTGAATGGGATCGAATATTGTTTGTACATGGGTAGCGGAAAAGTCAAAGGTACGTGAACATTTTTCTCTCTTTTATCCCCGTTGAGAGAAAACACATGCACTTCATGCCCCAGTCTTTCAAGTTCGCTCTTCACGTCCCTTAGGTAATATGAAACACCGTCTGGTGTGGGGTAATAGGTTGCTGTGAAATAGGCTATTTTCATTTTCCATTCAACTTAGATCAGCTATGATCATTTTTCTCTAAACGCCGCTGGTCGGATTCGAACCGACGACCGCCCGGTTAACAGCCGGGTGCTCTACCAACTAAGCTACAACGGCAACTCATCGATTAGCATACCGAAATCTTTAATCTTTTCGGCACTGCATCCATTCATGAGTGAATTGATCTATTTTACATTATTTTTTTTGTCGAAGTGGCAGAGGACTCATATCGCATCGCCATTAACCTTGACTTTTTTTCCTTTGCCACTCGGAATTATTGAAAGTTTCCCTTTGAATTCTAACTCCATCTCTTTTCCGTCCAGAAGGCGATCGAGGAATATAGCCAGAGCCGAAACCTCGCTTATTGGCTGGTTTGTTATTGAAATGTTATAGGACGATTCGTTATAAACGTCAATTGGGACCTTGGAAGCACCAACCACAATAGCAAACTCATTTCCAGCTAGTTTTCCTCTCAGTTCACTGATTACAGTATCCACAGGAAGGCCATACATTGTAAGGTGAATCTTCACGCCTTTGAACGATCTGAGATAGGATCTGTAGTTAATACCAGTTCGAATATGGAAGTCTCCTCCGAAGTTTTCAGTTACTTTATTTATAGTCTGTTCAAGTGTCTCATCCTTAAGATCGACAAGAATATCCTTTGCCCCAAAAGCCCGTGCAGTTAGAGCGACATGCGTCGTGATCCGCTTATCTCTGAATGGTCTGTGATTTATCCGTAAAACATGTATGTCGGGCAAGAGAAATTCTTCCTTATACGCCACTTACTATTGCGATCTTAAATCCCTTGATCTGCAGTATGTTTGATCTCTTAACAATACCTCTTAGAAGGGTCTGGGAAACATCTAAGGCGTCGGCTACGTCTCCAAGGAAGACACCGTCTGGATCCTTTATCATCCCGCGTATCTTATCCTCGTATACTGTAAGTTGTTCGTCAGTTAACGTGGTAGCATATATAATGTCTGCAAGATCTCCCATACTTCCAAGTAGATTTATCTGTACATTTGTGTAATAAGTATGATATGCTTTCTCAGGCCCGTTGTCCCCTGTCATCCACTGGCTTTCAATAAGTTTGATCTTATCAAGATACAGAAGCGCTCTCTTTCCTTCGATACCATATCTTTCCTCTATGTGAGGCATGGTGATCCAGTTTGCTGAAAGATCAAGCAATAACCTTCTTTTTACATCTGTATCAGCAGCGTGAAAGATTGATACTAATTCTCCAACGTCGTTGACTACTTTTATCCGACTAACCATATCTGTCCAGTATGTATCCAATGGATATTAACAATTACATTAAGGTCGTGGATAAAATTATTTTCTTCTCTTATGTATCTCGTACAGTAGCATCTTGTCGTAGGCGACCTTAAATTTGATCTTCTTTTCCTTAAGAATATTTGACACAGATTCTGTTATCTCGGCTATATCCTCAGACATCATCCCCCTAAAAATGATGATCTCCTTTCTGTCCCTTGGAAAAACAAGCCTGAATTTCGCCCCATCCTTGATGTATCCTATGGGTTTCTTGTTCTTCTTCAATTCAAGCATATTGAGTTCAAGTGAAATCTGGTCGTACTGTGCCTCCTCCTGGTTCTGTTTTGCTTCATTGCTGAATATATCCCATATCTCAGGGAATGCACGGCCAAGATCCTTCCAGTTGAAATCTTTTGAAAAGTATATGTGGCCACTGAAATTCTTCACTGAGAGATATCATAATGATATTATTTAATTTTTTATTTCCGCGTCTGCAGGCGGGTATTCTCGGTATTGAAATTGTATCGAGGTGCTACTTGAACACCTTTAGCGGCCTTGAGAAGCGAGTTTGTTTAAAACATTAGGAAGGACTCCACCAGAGAGGATATACTCTTTTTCCATCGGGGTATCGACTCTGAGCATTAGATCAGCCGTAGTTTTTGTCTTTCCAGACTTTGTATAGAAAGTGAGTGTGGCTTTTGAACGAGGTTCAAAACTCTCAATTGTTATATCCATCTTTTCAGAAGGATCAATGTCGAGTGAGGCGAAGTTTTCTCCGTTTAAAAACTGCAAAGGAAGTACGCCCATGCCAATGAGGTTGCTTCTGTGAATCCTCTCGTATCCTGCTGCAACTATTGCCTTTACTTCAAGGAGCAATGGACCTTTAGCAGCCCAGTCTCTTGAGCTCCCGGTGCCGTACTGATCACCCGCAATGACTATGAGAGGGATATTTTCTTTCTTATACTGCATTGCTGCATCAAAAACACTCATTTCCGTCCTGTCCGGATAGTGAACAGTGAATCCACCTTCCCTTGAGACTAGAAGGTTTCTTATCCTGTTGTTGGCAAATGTCCCTCTTGTCATAATTTCATAATTTCCTCGCCGTGCACCATACTGGTTAAAATCTTCTGGTTTCACTCCCTTTTCAAGCAAGTACCTTCCTGCAGGTGTATCTTTGCTGAAAGAGCCTGCAGGGGATATATGATCGGTGGTAACAGAATCACCAAGCACTAACAGTGGATAAGCACCGCTGATTCTAGTTCTATCACCTGGCGGATTCGTATACTCTCTTTCAAAGAACGGCGGCTTTTTTATGTAAGTACTGCTCGCGTCCCATGAATAAAGATCCCCAGAATCAGCCTTGATCTTAGCCCATATCTCATTATATGAATCAAGATTGCTGTACTTTTCTATGTACATCTCTCTGGTCATCGAATCCTCAACAATTCTGTTTATCTCTTCCGGTGCAGGCCATATATCCTTGAGGTAAACTGGTTTACCGTCGCTGGACGTACCTATTGGCTCATTATCCATGTCTATGGTCACTGTTCCTGCAAGGGCGAAGGAAACAACGAGAGGTGGTGACATAAGATAATTTGCCCTCACGTTTCTGTGTATCCTCGCCTCGAAATTCCTGTTTCCAGAAAGTACCGCCGCAGTGCTGAGGTTATTCTCTACGATAGCGTTCTCTATGTTCTTATTGAGTGGTCCGCTGTTACCTATACACGTTGTACATCCATAGCCTACCACTTCAAAACCAAGTCTGTCTAGGTATTTCTGAAGTCCGGATCTCTCAAGATAATCGGAGACGACTCTTGATCCCGGGGCAAGGCTCGTCTTCACTTTCGGATTTACGCTCAACCCCATTTCTACAGCCTTCTTTGCCAGGAGCCCTGCGCCAACCATGACGTATGGATTGCTTGTATTC is a window from the Thermoplasmatales archaeon genome containing:
- a CDS encoding tRNA (cytidine(56)-2'-O)-methyltransferase (catalyzes the S-adenosyl-methionine-dependent 2'-O-ribose methylation of C56 in tRNA transcripts) gives rise to the protein MAYKEEFLLPDIHVLRINHRPFRDKRITTHVALTARAFGAKDILVDLKDETLEQTINKVTENFGGDFHIRTGINYRSYLRSFKGVKIHLTMYGLPVDTVISELRGKLAGNEFAIVVGASKVPIDVYNESSYNISITNQPISEVSALAIFLDRLLDGKEMELEFKGKLSIIPSGKGKKVKVNGDAI
- a CDS encoding ArsR family transcriptional regulator; this encodes MVSRIKVVNDVGELVSIFHAADTDVKRRLLLDLSANWITMPHIEERYGIEGKRALLYLDKIKLIESQWMTGDNGPEKAYHTYYTNVQINLLGSMGDLADIIYATTLTDEQLTVYEDKIRGMIKDPDGVFLGDVADALDVSQTLLRGIVKRSNILQIKGFKIAIVSGV
- the acnA gene encoding aconitate hydratase AcnA, whose protein sequence is MASKYQIEETLRVGNDVIHYYSIPRLSELGFDVDRLPRSLRIILESVVRNLDGKGINESNVESILNWNSKDPENSEIPLKISRVLMQDLTGVPAVTDLAAMRDAAVSKGKSPEIVEPQIPVDLVIDHSVQVDFYNTPDAVVLNQEKEGERNRERYVFLKWAQNAFHNLRVIPPSVGICHQVNLEFLAKVVFRVNKDGKSLAFPDMVLGMDSHTTMVNGLGVLGWGVGGIEAEAAMLNQAVYYKLPQVVGVKLSGSLRPGITATDLVLTITEMLRRSKVVDKFVEFFGDGVTHLSVADRATVSNMCPEYGATTALFPVDNKTLSYLRLTGRDEESIELIEKYFRAQGLFGNLENIEYSSVINVDLSKVTPSVAGPKLPQQRVDLGRIGDSFLNFMESSGSSIDSDSGKKKQIALKSVPVEIDGKKETLNEGDVVIAAITSCTNTSNPYVMVGAGLLAKKAVEMGLSVNPKVKTSLAPGSRVVSDYLERSGLQKYLDRLGFEVVGYGCTTCIGNSGPLNKNIENAIVENNLSTAAVLSGNRNFEARIHRNVRANYLMSPPLVVSFALAGTVTIDMDNEPIGTSSDGKPVYLKDIWPAPEEINRIVEDSMTREMYIEKYSNLDSYNEIWAKIKADSGDLYSWDASSTYIKKPPFFEREYTNPPGDRTRISGAYPLLVLGDSVTTDHISPAGSFSKDTPAGRYLLEKGVKPEDFNQYGARRGNYEIMTRGTFANNRIRNLLVSREGGFTVHYPDRTEMSVFDAAMQYKKENIPLIVIAGDQYGTGSSRDWAAKGPLLLEVKAIVAAGYERIHRSNLIGMGVLPLQFLNGENFASLDIDPSEKMDITIESFEPRSKATLTFYTKSGKTKTTADLMLRVDTPMEKEYILSGGVLPNVLNKLASQGR